A part of Maniola jurtina chromosome 19, ilManJurt1.1, whole genome shotgun sequence genomic DNA contains:
- the LOC123874898 gene encoding lipopolysaccharide-induced tumor necrosis factor-alpha factor homolog has translation MATNLPPNTSSAPPNPNDLPPPYATVVGNPQYGFVAPPSEPFPPAEGAFLQPKQFTAPGVYPHPVVNVPTQAGDVPPPPGISVPVGVVMPPAVGSEPTTVTCYNCGKVVTTRVTYTTAWHTHLVAGSICVITMVCSLCCLGLVPYCFDSFKDAEHYCPNCSTFIGKCNKC, from the exons ATGGCTACGAATTTACCACCCAATACATCAAGTGCTCCCCCTAATCCAAACGATCTTCCACCACCTTATGCCACCGTGGTTGGTAATCCTCAGTACGGCTTCGTAGCGCCACCGAGTGAGCCTTTTCCCCCTGCGGAGGGCGCGTTTCTTCAGCCAAAGCAGTTTACTGCGCCGGGGGTATACCCTCATCCTGTAGTGAACGTTCCGACTCAGGCGGGCGATGTTCCTCCGCCGCCGGGTATATCGGTGCCTGTGGGAGTGGTGATGCCGCCAGCTGTGGGCAGTGAGCCCACTACTGTCACTTGTTACAACTGTGGCAAAGTGGTGACCACAAGAGTTACATACACAACCGCCTGGCACACTCACCTGGTTGCTGGATCCATTTGTGTGATTACAAT GGTCTGCTCATTGTGCTGCCTCGGACTTGTACCATACTGCTTTGATTCTTTCAAGGATGCTGAACATTACTGCCCCAACTGTAGCACATTCATTGGAAAATGTAACAAATGTTAG
- the LOC123874899 gene encoding NTF2-related export protein: protein MASEVVLKNVDNACETAEEFTRVFYKQVDNSRHLTSKLYLDTGLLVWNGNGIHGNEKIQKFLMDLPASNHVLKTLDAQHIKDNLVSSKLTYLIQACGDVTYNNDQVKTPFQQTFLVVAIEGKWKIASDCFRLQVPYNN from the coding sequence ATGGCTTCTGAAGTAGTTCTGAAAAATGTAGACAACGCTTGTGAAACAGCGGAAGAATTTACAAGAGTGTTTTATAAACAAGTGGACAACAGCAGACACCTAACTTCAAAATTGTATCTTGACACTGGGCTATTGGTTTGGAATGGAAACGGTATTCACGGGAATGAAAAAATCCAAAAGTTTTTAATGGATTTACCTGCCAGCAACCATGTGTTGAAGACTTTAGATGCTCAACATATAAAAGATAATTTGGTATCCAGCAAACTAACATACCTCATACAGGCCTGTGGAGATGTTACTTACAACAATGATCAAGTGAAAACACCATTCCAACAGACATTCCTTGTTGTAGCAATTGAAGGTAAATGGAAAATAGCATCAGACTGTTTTAGGTTACAAGTGCCATACAACAACTAA